A single Populus alba chromosome 7, ASM523922v2, whole genome shotgun sequence DNA region contains:
- the LOC118043438 gene encoding uncharacterized protein isoform X1, with translation MAKKENDVVSQTFHALVESADRKFGRVRDLPLYGRAPQNHYFQKVFKAYMRLWKYQQENRSKLVDSGLNRWEIGEIASRIGQLYFNQYMRSSEARFLVEAYVFYEAILERKYFDARGSGKPKVDVGVRFKELRFYARFLLVALIFNKVDMVRLLAERFKGLVDDSMTNFRETNFKEWKLVVQEIFRFMEVGTAFTNVRPFRYCALFDSHPASRPYLARFHARKIVKFRDALLTSYHRNEVKFAELTLDTYRMMQCLEWEPSGSFYQKRPVESVYQKHPVESNENGTVIDHSGAASGLIDINLAADLTDPTLPPNPRKAVLYRPSATRLLAVLATICEELPPETIVLIYLSASGKAAHSNLSQAGSSGGSRKSSKDKVVSGACGEDKSSAPESHCNGKRESSDYYDNYLWLGPRGYGGSNALYPGDIIPFTRRPLFLIIDSDSSHAFKVLHGAERGEPAALLLSPLKPAFKNLFAVDTSRCGSQFTFFLTAPLQAFCQMVGITSADSDMDFYNDAEEILSIAFSEWEVILCTSKGLDLVWAQVLSDPFLRRLILRFIFCRSVLSVFCPREDEQYLPICLPHLPNSVSARSEVVQSAVIRLANHLKVADCFQFDDT, from the exons ATGGCGAAGAAAGAAAACGACGTCGTCTCACAAACCTTCCACGCCTTGGTAGAAAGCGCAGACCGGAAATTCGGCCGAGTCCGTGACCTCCCATTGTACGGACGCGCACCGCAGAACCACTACTTCCAGAAAGTATTCAAGGCGTATATGAGGTTATGGAAGTACCAGCAGGAGAACCGGTCAAAGCTAGTTGACTCCGGCTTGAACCGATGGGAAATTGGAGAGATCGCGAGTCGGATCGGGCAGTTGTATTTTAATCAGTATATGAGGAGTAGCGAAGCTAGGTTTTTAGTGGAAGCGTATGTGTTTTATGAGGCGATTTTGGAGCGCAAGTATTTTGATGCCCGCGGAAGTGGGAAACCGAAGGTTGATGTTGGTGTTAGGTTTAAGGAGCTGAGATTTTATGCTCGGTTTTTGCTTGTTGCTTTGATTTTCAACAAGGTTGATATGGTGAGATTGCTCGCTGAGAGGTTTAAAGGTCTTGTTGATGATAGCATGACGAATTTTCGT GAAACAAACTTCAAAGAATGGAAGCTAGTGGTGCAAGAAATTTTCCGCTTTATGGAAGTTGGTACTGCCTTCACAAATGTCAGGCCTTTCCGGTACTGTGCTCTGTTTGATTCCCATCCAGCTTCTCGTCCTTATTTGGCTCGTTTCCATGCGAGGAAGATTGTAAAATTTAGAGATGCGCTCTTGACAAGTTATCATAGAAACGaa GTTAAATTTGCAGAACTTACTTTAGACACTTACAGGATGATGCAATGTTTAGAATGGGAACCTAGTGGATCTTTCTACCAAAAGCGTCCTGTCGAATCAGTTTACCAAAAGCATCCAGTGGAATCGAATGAAAATGGCACTGTAATTGATCATTCTGGAGCTGCTTCTGGATTGATAGATATAAACTTGGCTGCAGATTTGACTGATCCAACTTTACCACCAAATCCCAGGAAAGCTGTTCTCTATCGTCCGTCGGCGACCCGTTTGCTAGCA GTTTTGGCAACAATTTGTGAAGAGCTCCCTCCAGAGACCATTGTGCTAATATATCTATCCGCCTCAG GGAAGGCTGCTCATAGTAATCTTTCTCAGGCAGGAAGCTCTGGGGGATCAAGGAAATCTTCCAAAGACAAGGTTGTTTCTGGAGCATGTGGCGAAGATAAAAGCTCTGCACCTGAATCTCATTGTAACGGCAAGAGAGAGTCAAGTGACTACTACGACAATTATCTCTGGTTAGGTCCCCGGGGATATGGTG GGTCAAATGCCCTTTACCCTGGCGATATAATTCCTTTTACTCGAAGACctcttttcttgattattgaTAGTGACAGCAGCCATGCATTCAAG GTCCTGCATGGTGCAGAAAGGGGAGAGCCAGCTGCCCTGCTTCTTTCACCTTTGAAACCAGCATTCAAGAACCTATTTGCTGTTGATACATCACGTTGTGGAAGTCAGTTTACTTTTTTCTTGACTGCTCCTCTGCAGGCATTCTGCCAGATGGTTGGCATCACTTCTGCTGATTCTGATATG GATTTTTACAATGATGCTGAGGAGATACTCTCCATTGCATTCTCTGAATGGGAGGTTATTCTTTGTACATCAAAAGGCCTGGATCTGGTTTGGGCACAAGTTTTATCCGATCCATTCCTAAGGAGGCTTATTCTTAG ATTCATATTCTGCAGATCTGTGCTCTCTGTCTTCTGCCCTCGTGAAGATGAGCAATATCTACCCATTTGCCTGCCCCATCTTCCCAATTCTGTCTCCGCGAGATCTGAAGTTGTGCAGTCAGCTGTAATTCGGCTTGCAAATCACCTGAAGGTTGCAGATTGTTTTCAATTCGATGACACATAA
- the LOC118043438 gene encoding uncharacterized protein isoform X2 produces MAKKENDVVSQTFHALVESADRKFGRVRDLPLYGRAPQNHYFQKVFKAYMRLWKYQQENRSKLVDSGLNRWEIGEIASRIGQLYFNQYMRSSEARFLVEAYVFYEAILERKYFDARGSGKPKVDVGVRFKELRFYARFLLVALIFNKVDMVRLLAERFKGLVDDSMTNFRVKFAELTLDTYRMMQCLEWEPSGSFYQKRPVESVYQKHPVESNENGTVIDHSGAASGLIDINLAADLTDPTLPPNPRKAVLYRPSATRLLAVLATICEELPPETIVLIYLSASGKAAHSNLSQAGSSGGSRKSSKDKVVSGACGEDKSSAPESHCNGKRESSDYYDNYLWLGPRGYGGSNALYPGDIIPFTRRPLFLIIDSDSSHAFKVLHGAERGEPAALLLSPLKPAFKNLFAVDTSRCGSQFTFFLTAPLQAFCQMVGITSADSDMDFYNDAEEILSIAFSEWEVILCTSKGLDLVWAQVLSDPFLRRLILRFIFCRSVLSVFCPREDEQYLPICLPHLPNSVSARSEVVQSAVIRLANHLKVADCFQFDDT; encoded by the exons ATGGCGAAGAAAGAAAACGACGTCGTCTCACAAACCTTCCACGCCTTGGTAGAAAGCGCAGACCGGAAATTCGGCCGAGTCCGTGACCTCCCATTGTACGGACGCGCACCGCAGAACCACTACTTCCAGAAAGTATTCAAGGCGTATATGAGGTTATGGAAGTACCAGCAGGAGAACCGGTCAAAGCTAGTTGACTCCGGCTTGAACCGATGGGAAATTGGAGAGATCGCGAGTCGGATCGGGCAGTTGTATTTTAATCAGTATATGAGGAGTAGCGAAGCTAGGTTTTTAGTGGAAGCGTATGTGTTTTATGAGGCGATTTTGGAGCGCAAGTATTTTGATGCCCGCGGAAGTGGGAAACCGAAGGTTGATGTTGGTGTTAGGTTTAAGGAGCTGAGATTTTATGCTCGGTTTTTGCTTGTTGCTTTGATTTTCAACAAGGTTGATATGGTGAGATTGCTCGCTGAGAGGTTTAAAGGTCTTGTTGATGATAGCATGACGAATTTTCGT GTTAAATTTGCAGAACTTACTTTAGACACTTACAGGATGATGCAATGTTTAGAATGGGAACCTAGTGGATCTTTCTACCAAAAGCGTCCTGTCGAATCAGTTTACCAAAAGCATCCAGTGGAATCGAATGAAAATGGCACTGTAATTGATCATTCTGGAGCTGCTTCTGGATTGATAGATATAAACTTGGCTGCAGATTTGACTGATCCAACTTTACCACCAAATCCCAGGAAAGCTGTTCTCTATCGTCCGTCGGCGACCCGTTTGCTAGCA GTTTTGGCAACAATTTGTGAAGAGCTCCCTCCAGAGACCATTGTGCTAATATATCTATCCGCCTCAG GGAAGGCTGCTCATAGTAATCTTTCTCAGGCAGGAAGCTCTGGGGGATCAAGGAAATCTTCCAAAGACAAGGTTGTTTCTGGAGCATGTGGCGAAGATAAAAGCTCTGCACCTGAATCTCATTGTAACGGCAAGAGAGAGTCAAGTGACTACTACGACAATTATCTCTGGTTAGGTCCCCGGGGATATGGTG GGTCAAATGCCCTTTACCCTGGCGATATAATTCCTTTTACTCGAAGACctcttttcttgattattgaTAGTGACAGCAGCCATGCATTCAAG GTCCTGCATGGTGCAGAAAGGGGAGAGCCAGCTGCCCTGCTTCTTTCACCTTTGAAACCAGCATTCAAGAACCTATTTGCTGTTGATACATCACGTTGTGGAAGTCAGTTTACTTTTTTCTTGACTGCTCCTCTGCAGGCATTCTGCCAGATGGTTGGCATCACTTCTGCTGATTCTGATATG GATTTTTACAATGATGCTGAGGAGATACTCTCCATTGCATTCTCTGAATGGGAGGTTATTCTTTGTACATCAAAAGGCCTGGATCTGGTTTGGGCACAAGTTTTATCCGATCCATTCCTAAGGAGGCTTATTCTTAG ATTCATATTCTGCAGATCTGTGCTCTCTGTCTTCTGCCCTCGTGAAGATGAGCAATATCTACCCATTTGCCTGCCCCATCTTCCCAATTCTGTCTCCGCGAGATCTGAAGTTGTGCAGTCAGCTGTAATTCGGCTTGCAAATCACCTGAAGGTTGCAGATTGTTTTCAATTCGATGACACATAA
- the LOC118043439 gene encoding uncharacterized protein isoform X1: protein MWVFYLISLPLTLGMVILTVRYFAGPEVPRYVFFTVGYTWFCSLAIITLVPADIYTTKFDLDRGGISFYWIWSYWSTFLLTWAVVPLIQGFEDAGDFTVVERLKTSVRANLVFYLIVGAIGLFGIILLIIMDKIRIGNVLAFAMACSNTFGLVTGAFLLGFGLSEIPKGLWRNSDWSTRQKVLSHKIAKMAVRLDDAHQDLSNAIVVAQATSNQMSKRDPLRPYMNVIDNMLAQMFKQDPSFKPQGGRLGENDMEYDTDEKSMATLRRHLRGAREEYYRCRSEYMTYVMEALELEDTVKNYERGSSTGWQYISSLKPARTGKLGASFDTMEFLWRCILRKQLQKVLAVILGTMSAAILLAEATLLIGGVDLSLFSILINSVGKQELSMQVLAFVPLMYMCICTYYSLFKIGMLMFYSLTPRRTSSVSLLMICSMVARYAPPISYNFLNLINLDSKETIFEKRMGKIDKAVPFFGNDFNRIYPLIMVIYTLLVASNFFDRVIGFFGSLKRFRFQTEADDTDGFDPSGLIILQKERSWLEQGLKVGEHVVPLARNFNGVDVESGSNRTERTAVEMKATSSLGIEDRKGSQSKSLKEESQRYGTSREAVSNKYAAFREQNRQANMRLVEKNVASAKVSLLDDEDSHSNNTTAGPPAGLASKWESMKNGFQSFKANIGAKKFLPLRQTQEPQLVSRNSSSQSLDEIFQRLKRPSADRGSLSDDDEDGHGTEIKISGPTR, encoded by the exons atgtGGGTGTTTTATTTGATCTCGTTACCTCTAACCCTAGGCATGGTGATTTTAACAGTCAGATACTTCGCTGGACCCGAGGTTCCTCGTTATGTCTTCTTCACCGTTGGATACACCTGGTTTTGTTCTCTAGCCATCATCACCCTCGTCCCTGCCGATATCTACACG ACTAAATTTGATCTTGATCGCGGAGGCATTTCTTTCTATTGGATTTGGTCGTATTGGAGTACATTTTTACTTACCTG GGCCGTGGTGCCCCTTATTCAGGGTTTTGAAGATGCAGGAGACTTCACCGTTGTAGAAAGATTAAAGACTAGTGTACGCGCGAACTTAGTCTTCTATTTAATTGTGGGAGCCATTGGTCTCTTTGGAATTATACTTCTCATCATCATGGACAAGATAAG GATCGGAAATGTGCTTGCTTTTGCCATGGCTTGCTCAAATACTTTTGGACTTGTTACCGGTGCATTTCttcttggttttggtttgagtGAAATTCCCAAGGGCCTATGGAGAAATTCAGATTGGTCCACCCGCCAAAAAGTACTTTCTCATAAAATTGCCAAAATGGCTGTGAGACTTGACGATGCTCATCAAGATCTTTCAAATGCTATTGTA GTTGCTCAAGCAACATCCAATCAGATGTCCAAGCGTGACCCTTTGAGACCCTACATGAATGTTATTGATAATATGCTAGCACAAATG tTTAAGCAAGACCCATCCTTTAAACCGCAAGGTGGTCGGTTGGGAGAAAATGATATGGAATATGACACAGATGAGAAATCAATGGCAACACTCAGACGTCATCTTCGAGGAGCTCGGGAAGAGTATTATCGTTGTAGAAG TGAGTATATGACCTATGTCATGGAAGCGCTTGAACTGGAAGACACTGTTAAAAACTATGAACGAGGCAGTTCAACTGGATG GCAATATATTTCAAGCCTCAAGCCTGCACGCACTGGGAAGTTGGGTGCTTCCTTTGATACAATGG AATTTTTGTGGCGATGCATCTTAAGAAAGCAACTTCAAAAGGTGTTGGCGGTCATACTAGGTACCATGTCAGCTGCAATTCTTTTAGCAGAGGCAACTCTACTAATTGGTGGAGTTGATCTCTCTCTATTTTCAATCCTTATAAACTCTGTAGGAAAACAAGAGTTATCCATGCag GTTTTGGCTTTTGTACCTTTGATGTATATGTGCATCTGCACATACTATTCTTTGTTCAAAATTGGAATGTTAATGTTTTACTCATTAACACCCAGGAGGACAAGTTCAGTCAGCTTGCTTATGATATGTTC GATGGTTGCTCGATACGCTCCTCCAATTTCATACAACTTTCTCAACCTCATCAATCTTGATTCTAAGGAAACTATATTTGAAAAG CGAATGGGGAAAATTGACAAAGCCGTCCCTTTCTTTGGAAATGATTTTAACAGAATCTATCCGCTTATTATGGTTATATACACCCTGTTGGTTGCAAGCAATTTCTTTGATCGAGTAATTGGTTTCTTTGGAAGCTTGAAGAGATTTCGGTTTCAAACCGAGGCAGATGATACTGATGGATTTGATCCTTCAGGATTAATTATCCTACAAAAAG aacgATCGTGGTTGGAACAAGGACTAAAAGTTGGCGAGCATGTTGTGCCACTGGCAAGAAACTTTAACGGTGTGGATGTGGAGTCTGGAAGCAATAGAACC GAAAGGACTGCTGTTGAAATGAAGGCAACAAGCAGTTTAGGCATTGAGGACAGAAAGGGAAGCCAATCCAAATCCTTGAAAGAAGAAAGTCAGAGATATGGCACAAGCAGAGAAGCCGTCAGTAACAAGTATGCTGCCTTTAGAGAACAGAACAGACAAGCCAATATGAGGCTGGTGGAGAAGAACGTTGCCTCTGCAAAGGTGTCATTGCTTGATGATGAGGATTCTCACTCCAACAATACAACAGCTGGACCACCAGCTGGTTTGGCCTCGAAATGGGAATCAATGAAGAATGGTTTTCAGAGTTTTAAAGCAAACATAGGAGCCAAAAAATTTCTCCCTCTACGCCAAACTCAGGAACCGCAACTTGTCTCTCGCAATTCATCATCTCAATCCCTTGATGAGATATTCCAGAGACTGAAACGACCATCTGCAGACCGGGGAAGTCtcagtgatgatgatgaagacgGGCATGGGACCGAGATCAAGATTTCAGGTCCTACCAGATAA
- the LOC118043439 gene encoding uncharacterized protein isoform X2, which translates to MDKIRIGNVLAFAMACSNTFGLVTGAFLLGFGLSEIPKGLWRNSDWSTRQKVLSHKIAKMAVRLDDAHQDLSNAIVVAQATSNQMSKRDPLRPYMNVIDNMLAQMFKQDPSFKPQGGRLGENDMEYDTDEKSMATLRRHLRGAREEYYRCRSEYMTYVMEALELEDTVKNYERGSSTGWQYISSLKPARTGKLGASFDTMEFLWRCILRKQLQKVLAVILGTMSAAILLAEATLLIGGVDLSLFSILINSVGKQELSMQVLAFVPLMYMCICTYYSLFKIGMLMFYSLTPRRTSSVSLLMICSMVARYAPPISYNFLNLINLDSKETIFEKRMGKIDKAVPFFGNDFNRIYPLIMVIYTLLVASNFFDRVIGFFGSLKRFRFQTEADDTDGFDPSGLIILQKERSWLEQGLKVGEHVVPLARNFNGVDVESGSNRTERTAVEMKATSSLGIEDRKGSQSKSLKEESQRYGTSREAVSNKYAAFREQNRQANMRLVEKNVASAKVSLLDDEDSHSNNTTAGPPAGLASKWESMKNGFQSFKANIGAKKFLPLRQTQEPQLVSRNSSSQSLDEIFQRLKRPSADRGSLSDDDEDGHGTEIKISGPTR; encoded by the exons ATGGACAAGATAAG GATCGGAAATGTGCTTGCTTTTGCCATGGCTTGCTCAAATACTTTTGGACTTGTTACCGGTGCATTTCttcttggttttggtttgagtGAAATTCCCAAGGGCCTATGGAGAAATTCAGATTGGTCCACCCGCCAAAAAGTACTTTCTCATAAAATTGCCAAAATGGCTGTGAGACTTGACGATGCTCATCAAGATCTTTCAAATGCTATTGTA GTTGCTCAAGCAACATCCAATCAGATGTCCAAGCGTGACCCTTTGAGACCCTACATGAATGTTATTGATAATATGCTAGCACAAATG tTTAAGCAAGACCCATCCTTTAAACCGCAAGGTGGTCGGTTGGGAGAAAATGATATGGAATATGACACAGATGAGAAATCAATGGCAACACTCAGACGTCATCTTCGAGGAGCTCGGGAAGAGTATTATCGTTGTAGAAG TGAGTATATGACCTATGTCATGGAAGCGCTTGAACTGGAAGACACTGTTAAAAACTATGAACGAGGCAGTTCAACTGGATG GCAATATATTTCAAGCCTCAAGCCTGCACGCACTGGGAAGTTGGGTGCTTCCTTTGATACAATGG AATTTTTGTGGCGATGCATCTTAAGAAAGCAACTTCAAAAGGTGTTGGCGGTCATACTAGGTACCATGTCAGCTGCAATTCTTTTAGCAGAGGCAACTCTACTAATTGGTGGAGTTGATCTCTCTCTATTTTCAATCCTTATAAACTCTGTAGGAAAACAAGAGTTATCCATGCag GTTTTGGCTTTTGTACCTTTGATGTATATGTGCATCTGCACATACTATTCTTTGTTCAAAATTGGAATGTTAATGTTTTACTCATTAACACCCAGGAGGACAAGTTCAGTCAGCTTGCTTATGATATGTTC GATGGTTGCTCGATACGCTCCTCCAATTTCATACAACTTTCTCAACCTCATCAATCTTGATTCTAAGGAAACTATATTTGAAAAG CGAATGGGGAAAATTGACAAAGCCGTCCCTTTCTTTGGAAATGATTTTAACAGAATCTATCCGCTTATTATGGTTATATACACCCTGTTGGTTGCAAGCAATTTCTTTGATCGAGTAATTGGTTTCTTTGGAAGCTTGAAGAGATTTCGGTTTCAAACCGAGGCAGATGATACTGATGGATTTGATCCTTCAGGATTAATTATCCTACAAAAAG aacgATCGTGGTTGGAACAAGGACTAAAAGTTGGCGAGCATGTTGTGCCACTGGCAAGAAACTTTAACGGTGTGGATGTGGAGTCTGGAAGCAATAGAACC GAAAGGACTGCTGTTGAAATGAAGGCAACAAGCAGTTTAGGCATTGAGGACAGAAAGGGAAGCCAATCCAAATCCTTGAAAGAAGAAAGTCAGAGATATGGCACAAGCAGAGAAGCCGTCAGTAACAAGTATGCTGCCTTTAGAGAACAGAACAGACAAGCCAATATGAGGCTGGTGGAGAAGAACGTTGCCTCTGCAAAGGTGTCATTGCTTGATGATGAGGATTCTCACTCCAACAATACAACAGCTGGACCACCAGCTGGTTTGGCCTCGAAATGGGAATCAATGAAGAATGGTTTTCAGAGTTTTAAAGCAAACATAGGAGCCAAAAAATTTCTCCCTCTACGCCAAACTCAGGAACCGCAACTTGTCTCTCGCAATTCATCATCTCAATCCCTTGATGAGATATTCCAGAGACTGAAACGACCATCTGCAGACCGGGGAAGTCtcagtgatgatgatgaagacgGGCATGGGACCGAGATCAAGATTTCAGGTCCTACCAGATAA